The Ectothiorhodospiraceae bacterium 2226 region GCGGGAGTCAAATCCTCCCGCGGGCCAGGCAAGCTACCACACACACCACATCCGATTGATATTAATGATCTTCTTTTAATATGCAGATGAGCTGCATCTTTTTGTGGTCGTGGGCCGCGAGCGTCCTGGACCGCTATAGTAGACGGCATGCAACCGACCCTGACACACATCGCTCTGCACGTGCAGGACCTGGACGCCTGCGTCAGCTTCTATATGCGGTTCTGCGGCATGCATGTGACGCACGAGCGGCGCAGCGGCGACAAGCGCATCGTGTGGCTGAGCGAACCGGGCCGCGAGCGCGAGCTGATCTTCGTGCTAATGCCGGGCGGCCCGGGCCACACCCAGGGCGCGCGTGATTACAGCCACGTGGGTTTCGCCCTCGCGAACCGCGCTCAAGTCGACCGCGTTGCCGACCAAGCGCGCGAGGCCGGACTGCTGGTGTGGGCGCCGCGCGAGGAACCGTATCCCGTGGGTTATTACTGCGGCGTGCGCGACCCCGACGGTAACGTGATCGAGTTCAGCTACGGCCAGCCGCTAGGTCCCGGCGCGCCGGACGCGTAGCGGCTCCGGACGCCGCGCCCCGGCAGGATCGGCCGCCGTGGCGGTCGCCTCGTCCAGACCCTCAACCACCAGATCGTTACCCCGCGCAAAGGCGAGCAGGTGCGCGAAGCCGAGCGGTTTCTCCACGGCATAGCGCTTGTCCACCACCAGGCTCTTCACGCCGTCCAGCGTACGCAACTGCACATAGGGGTGGTAGCGAATGCGCCCGCCGACGAAGGTCCCGCTCTGCGTGCTCAACCGCTCCGCCCAGTCGCTAGGACGAAAACGCCGTCCGGCGTGGGTCAGCCCGCGGATGATGATGTGGCCGTCCGTGTCACTGGTATTCGCCATGATCCGATCCGTCGCTGGGGCATAGGCGAGGGTCCACCCTTTCTTGCTCCGACCATGACACCGCCCAGCAGTTCGTCGCGACGCGCATCGGAGTCGCCGGACAGCCGGGCGGCGCGTGCTAGAATGCCGGGTTTTTGACCGGAGCCGCACGCGACCATGGCCGACTTCACCGCAACTCTCGCCGCGCAGGCGCGCGCCCCGCGCGTCAGCCTTACCCCGGAACTGGACGCCGCCCTGGCGGAACTGGACGCCGCGCTGCAAGCGCTGGCTAACGAACTGCAAGTGGAGTATCACGGCCCCGGCGTGGGCGTTGAAGGCGAGCGCGGCGTGTACCGACTGGCGGTCCGTGCGCACCAGGAAGGCTATAGCGACCCGCAGTGGAGCCTGCGCGTATGCGATGCGTTACCCAATGCGGGTTGGCGCGTCGCCTGGGCGATCCAGAACGTGGCCCGCTTGCGCAAGGCCGCGGTGGTGCAGTCGCTACCGGCGTTCTTTGCCGGTTATCTCGCCGCTGTGGGCGAGGCCGGGCGCGCCGACACTCCGGCCGGCCGGCGGCTGGCGGCCCTGGCGGAGGCCTTCGGCCAGACCGACACCGTCCACTGAACGCGGGTCACGCGTTGGCGCAGTCGAGGTCGTCGAAGCGGGCCTGCTGACGCAGGCAGTAGCCGAGGAAGTCCCGCAACAGCTGGTTGATCTGGCGCTTCTCGTCGCGGTGCAGCATGTGCGGGTTGGGCAGCGGGTAGCGCGGCTTGATGCGTCCGAGGTGCTGGTAGCCGAGCGTCTCCGCCACCTGCGCATCGTGATACAGACGCACCTTGAGACGCATGTCGGTCAAGTAACGCCCCCGTTTCGGAAACCGATGGGTGAGCGAGACGGTGGTGGTGTACTTGCAGCGCTCAAGCACCGTCACCCGCACGTGGGTGCCGTTACGCAGCGCCGCCCCCGCGCGACCCTGCCGACGCAGGTCCGGCAGCATGGCCATGAGCTGGTCGTAGTTGTACTCGTAAAGCGGCATGAGACTGATCATGCGCGCATTGCTCACCCAAACACTCATTCAGTTCCCTGTTCCTTCGGCGACCGTGCTCGCCTTCTGAACGCCATCGTAGTGTCATGGCTCGATCGTAAGCTGCGATTTGGTACCTGAAACGGCAGATCCGGCGACCTTCCCGCACGTCGACCTGCGCCAACGGCTCTCATTTGTATAATACCGCCTTTTTTTGGCGGTGCAGATCATGTCCCTACTCGACCTGCTGGGCCTGCATAGGTTCCCCGCCGCGGCGCGCGGTGCCACGCTGGTGGTGGCCGACAGCGCTACTCTCGCGCACGCTCGCGGTTTGCTGCAGGCACTGACCGAGCGCCTCGGGCCGTTGGCCGTGGCGCTGGCCGACGCCGGCGAGGCACCGGCGCAGCTGCCGTGGCCGGTGCTGCGTCTTCCCGCGCAAGGCGTGGGGCGCTGGCACCGGCGTCTCGCTGCCCCACGGGTCATCGCACTGGGCGCCTGCGCCGGTCGCCCGGACGTGCTCGAGGGCGCCGACGCGTGCAGCTGGGTCAACGCGCAGACGAACCACGCGGCCCTCGCCGGCTGTCGGCTGGTGACGGTCGCCGACGCCCAGGCGGCCGAACGCATCCCCGGCGCAAAGCTCACCGGCGATCCGCTGGTCGAGTTGACGGGGCTGCCCGCGGCTGCTGTCGACGAAGCGCTGTGCGAGCGTTTCCGCGATCAGCGTGCGGCGGGACGTTGGGTGGGGTATTTCGCCGCCACCGGGGAGGACGAGGAGCCGGTGGCCTACGGCAGCTTCTTTCAACTCGCGCGCCGCAAGATGGGCCTGCTGGTGCTCGCGCCGGCCGACCCCGCGCGCTATGAGCCGGTCTACCGCGAGGCGATCAAGTACCGCCTGCCCACCAACCGGCACAACCGTCTCAGCACCTCCTATGTACCGATCAAGACGCGGGTGTATTACGTGGAGGATGCCGAGGTCATGGCGGGCTTGTATGGCTGCGCGGACTACGTCGTGGTGGGCGGCACCGTGAGCGAGGCGGCGCGCAACGCGCCGGATGTGCTAACCCCCTTGGCATTGGGACGCGCGACGATCGTCGGGCCCGCGCGCCACGACGCCCTGATCGGCGCCGCCGTGCGGGCGGGCGCGGTCGCCGCCGCCACGACACCGGAGGAGATGGTCGATCACGCCGCCGCGTGGATACTCGACCCTGCGGCAGCGCAGGCCCAGGGCGAGCGCGGACGTGCGTGGCTGCACGCGCAGGTGGGTGCACGCGAACGGGTGCTGGCGCTACTGAACTGAGGGGGCTGCCGGCGGCGCGATGCCCGCAGCGCGCCGGCGCGGGAGCTACTCGCCGACGAGGCGTCCGCCCGGCCGCGTCAGGCCGTACTTACGCATCTTCTCGACCAGGGTGGTGCGGCGCATCTTGAGCCGCTGCGCGGCATGGGCCACCACCCCGCCGGTCTCCTCCAGCGCCTGCTCGATCAGATTGCACTCCAGGGCACCGAGGTGCTGCTTGAGGTCCAAGCCCTCCTCCGGCAGACGCGGTAACGAGCGCGTGTCGACCGGCAGCGACGCCGGCTGCGGATGTATACCGTGCAGCACACTGTCGCCCACGTGGCGCCGGAACTTCTCGGGCAGATCCAACACGTCGACCACGCTGTTCGGATACATGATCACCAGACGCTCGATCAGGTTGGCCAGCTCGCGCACGTTACCGGGCCAGCGGTAACGGCACAGGGCGTCGATCGCCGCCGGGCTGAGGCGCACGGAGCCACGCTTGCCGTGCTCCAGGCGGGCATTCAGTTCGTTGATCAAGACCGGGATATCCTCCACGCGTTCGCGCAGTGGCGGCATCTCGATGGGGAACACGTTGAGGCGGTAATAGAGGTCTTCGCGGAAATAGCCCTCGCGGATCTGGTCCTCGAGGTCGCGGTGGGTCGCGGCGATGATGCGCACGTCGGTGGACAGGGTCTTGTTGCTGCCCACGCGCTCGAACGCCCGCTCCTGGATCACGCGCAGCAGCTTCACCTGCATGGCGAGCGGCATATCGCCGATTTCGTCCAGGAACAGCGTGCCGCCGTCGGCCATCTCGAAGCGGCCCTGGCGCGCCGTGAACGCGCCGGTAAAGGCCCCCTTCTCGTGCCCGAACAACTCGCTCTCCAGGAGCTCCGGCGGAATCGCACCGCAGTTGACCGGCACGAAGGGCTTGTCGCGGCGGCGCGAATGGTAGTGCAGGTTGCGGGCCACTACCTCTTTGCCGGTACCTGACTCGCCAAGGATCAACACGTTGGCGTCGGAGTCGGCCACTTGTTCGATCAGGCGACAAACGCGCGCGATAACCTGGCTGGTCCCCACCAGGTTGCGGAACAGCTCCGGCGCCCGATTCGAACCCTGAAACTTGACGTGTTCACGGTAGCGCTGCGCGCGGCGCAGCTGCTGCAGCAGGGGCTGATACTTGAGCGGCCACTCGAGCTCGCCCAGCGCGTCGGCCGCCACCTCCGGATGAGCCTCCTCGTCCGGCTCCTGCAGGATCAATACCGGTACCTGGGCATCCCACTCGCGCAGCGCGCGCAGCACGTCACGCTGGCGATTCACGCCGCCGCACTGACCCAGCACCACCACCTGGACCTCGTCCAGCTCCTGCGCGCGCGCGCGCCAGGCCTCAACGTCCGTCGTCACGAGGTGGTAATCCAAAAACCCGAAGATGATCTGCAGGTGCTCGCGGCGGGAGGTAGCCCCGTCGATAAGAAGAACCACGTCGGTCATTGTTCGATCCCGCTGACCTTATTGATAGAGGAAGGACGTGCAGCCCGTGGCCGATAGTAACGGCCGTTCAGCGACGATGTCAAAATGTTGTCGTAAAAGCTGATTGCCCTTCACAAAACCGCCCCGGCAGGCACGGTGCGCGGGTATTAGTGCGCGCTAAAGCCGTGCGACATGACGCCGCTATAAGCACGAAGTCGCCGGGCATGGACCCGCGCCTCAAAATCATAAGGAGCGACGCCATGGCCTCCAAACAGAACCAGGCGATACCCTTCCCTCGTGCCCGCAACGAGCGGCGCGACCGCCTTGATAACCGAGGTCTCCGGCTCGACGATCCGCCGCACGACAGCGCCTGTCCGCCGCGCAGCGAGGCACTGGAACGGGCACCGTTGATCGATACCGTCTGTGTCGAGCGGCTACAGAAGGCGATCAA contains the following coding sequences:
- a CDS encoding 3-deoxy-D-manno-octulosonic acid transferase, which codes for MSLLDLLGLHRFPAAARGATLVVADSATLAHARGLLQALTERLGPLAVALADAGEAPAQLPWPVLRLPAQGVGRWHRRLAAPRVIALGACAGRPDVLEGADACSWVNAQTNHAALAGCRLVTVADAQAAERIPGAKLTGDPLVELTGLPAAAVDEALCERFRDQRAAGRWVGYFAATGEDEEPVAYGSFFQLARRKMGLLVLAPADPARYEPVYREAIKYRLPTNRHNRLSTSYVPIKTRVYYVEDAEVMAGLYGCADYVVVGGTVSEAARNAPDVLTPLALGRATIVGPARHDALIGAAVRAGAVAAATTPEEMVDHAAAWILDPAAAQAQGERGRAWLHAQVGARERVLALLN
- a CDS encoding sigma-54-dependent Fis family transcriptional regulator, whose translation is MTDVVLLIDGATSRREHLQIIFGFLDYHLVTTDVEAWRARAQELDEVQVVVLGQCGGVNRQRDVLRALREWDAQVPVLILQEPDEEAHPEVAADALGELEWPLKYQPLLQQLRRAQRYREHVKFQGSNRAPELFRNLVGTSQVIARVCRLIEQVADSDANVLILGESGTGKEVVARNLHYHSRRRDKPFVPVNCGAIPPELLESELFGHEKGAFTGAFTARQGRFEMADGGTLFLDEIGDMPLAMQVKLLRVIQERAFERVGSNKTLSTDVRIIAATHRDLEDQIREGYFREDLYYRLNVFPIEMPPLRERVEDIPVLINELNARLEHGKRGSVRLSPAAIDALCRYRWPGNVRELANLIERLVIMYPNSVVDVLDLPEKFRRHVGDSVLHGIHPQPASLPVDTRSLPRLPEEGLDLKQHLGALECNLIEQALEETGGVVAHAAQRLKMRRTTLVEKMRKYGLTRPGGRLVGE
- a CDS encoding flagellar biosynthesis anti-sigma factor FlgM codes for the protein MASKQNQAIPFPRARNERRDRLDNRGLRLDDPPHDSACPPRSEALERAPLIDTVCVERLQKAINAGTYGFDATRVASKLVKFERQLIDNAGRRNKRAGTRRA
- a CDS encoding VOC family protein, which produces MQPTLTHIALHVQDLDACVSFYMRFCGMHVTHERRSGDKRIVWLSEPGRERELIFVLMPGGPGHTQGARDYSHVGFALANRAQVDRVADQAREAGLLVWAPREEPYPVGYYCGVRDPDGNVIEFSYGQPLGPGAPDA
- a CDS encoding DUF1249 domain-containing protein, which produces MSVWVSNARMISLMPLYEYNYDQLMAMLPDLRRQGRAGAALRNGTHVRVTVLERCKYTTTVSLTHRFPKRGRYLTDMRLKVRLYHDAQVAETLGYQHLGRIKPRYPLPNPHMLHRDEKRQINQLLRDFLGYCLRQQARFDDLDCANA
- a CDS encoding DUF3579 domain-containing protein, whose product is MANTSDTDGHIIIRGLTHAGRRFRPSDWAERLSTQSGTFVGGRIRYHPYVQLRTLDGVKSLVVDKRYAVEKPLGFAHLLAFARGNDLVVEGLDEATATAADPAGARRPEPLRVRRAGT